CAAAATCCGATGGTTCAGGCGGCGGCGCTGTATATGATTGCCCAGTTGGACGCCGAACACAGTCAGGCGATCGCCCGCGATCGCCGCCATGGGTTTAATGTGCCCCTGGTACAGGGCACGATCGATCGGCTGCTGGCGTTGGCCTCGACCCCGTCAAAACATCTATCCCTGAGCGAATTTCCAACCCTGGAGAAACTAGTTTATCTGTTCAATAGCGACTTCTTCCACCGCACACAGAGCGAAACTCTCGTGGCCCTGGCGGATCGGGCGGAGGTGAGAACCTACAGCCGGGGAGCCCTGATCACAGAGGCCGGAGATACCTGCCGGGAGTTGTTACTGCTGATCGAAGGCGATGCCAACATCCACTATCAAACGGAATCCGGGGTGCGGGTAGAACAACTCCACCCCGGCCAAACCCTCGATGAGCTAGAGGTTTTAGCCCACAGCAACTCCGAAAACACGATCGTCGCAGACAGCGAGATCACCCGCATTCTGGCCATTCCCGTCGATGCCTTTGACGACTTACTCGACCACGACCCCGATTTTGCCCGCCGAGTGCTGGAGCTAGAAAGTCGGCAACTGCAGCGCTTTGTGCGATCGGTGCAGCCGTTTTAGGGATCAGCCTGGGTCAGGCGAGGCCCCATGTCCCCCCTTAAAATAAAATAGGGCTGCCGTCTCCCGCCCCCCTGCCTTGCCCCATGCCCACAGCCCTCGATATCGACAGGTTCCTCCAGGGCTCTGGCCCCATCCTCGATGTGCGCAGCCCGGGGGAGTACGATCGCGGCCACATCCCACGCGCCGTCAGCTTTCCCCTGTTTACCGACGAGGAACGGGCCCGGGTGGGCACTTGCTACAAGCAGGTGGGCCGGGAGGCGGCGGTGGAACTGGGTTTCGACATCGCCGGGCCCAAGTGCGGCGAGTTTGTGCGGGCCGCCAAGGCCCTGGCCCCGGATCGCCACCTGCGGGTGCACTGCTGGCGCGGCGGCATGCGCAGCGGCGGCCTGGGTTGGATTCTGGAACTGGCCGGGTTTAAGGTGGTCCTCCTCGATGGCGGCTATAAGGCCTACCGGCGCTGGGTGCGCCAGGTGCTGGCCACCCCCAAACCGATGGTGATTTTGGGCGGCATGACCGGCAGCGGCAAGACCCAGATTCTCCACGAACTCGCCGCTCTGGGAGAGCCGGTGCTGGATCTGGAGGGGTTGGCCCACCACCGGGGCAGCAGCTTTGGGGCGCTACTGCTGCCACCCCAGCCCTCCACGGAGCACTACGAAAACCTGCTGGTGGACCAGTGGGTGCAGTATCCGGGGGACCGCCCCATCTGGCTGGAGGCGGAGAGCCGCCGGGTGGGCACCTGCCGCATCCCCGACGAGCTGTTTGCCCAGATGGAGGCGGCTCCGGCGGTGGAGGTGGTGCGATCGCTCGACGAGCGCCTGGATCTACTGGTGGAGATATACGGCGAGGCCTCAACGGAGGAGTTGGTGGCCGCGACGGAGCGAATTCGGAAGCGGTTGGGGGGCGATCGCACCCCAACCGCCGTAGCCCACATTCAGTCCGGCAACCTGCGCGCCGCCTGCGCCATCATCCTCGACTACTACGATCGCGCCTACCGCTACGACCTGGAGCGGCGGCAGCGAGTGATTCCTCAGCTCGACATTACTGGCCTCTCGCCAGCCGAGAGCGCCCGTCTGTTAGTTGAAAAACTGCCTCGGCTTTGCCCACCGCTGGCCCCACAGGTTCTGACCCAAAACCTTCAACCCTAAACACCGCTGTAGGTAGATCTAGAGAGGTTTGCAGAATACCAAGATTTCGCCTTTTCAGCGATCGTAACCGTCGTAGGGTGGGCACTGCCCACCATCAGGGGAAAATTTTCAAAATCACCTTATACCAGATCCTGCTTGCTACCCCCGATACCCCAG
This genomic stretch from Nodosilinea sp. PGN35 harbors:
- the mnmH gene encoding tRNA 2-selenouridine(34) synthase MnmH, whose protein sequence is MPTALDIDRFLQGSGPILDVRSPGEYDRGHIPRAVSFPLFTDEERARVGTCYKQVGREAAVELGFDIAGPKCGEFVRAAKALAPDRHLRVHCWRGGMRSGGLGWILELAGFKVVLLDGGYKAYRRWVRQVLATPKPMVILGGMTGSGKTQILHELAALGEPVLDLEGLAHHRGSSFGALLLPPQPSTEHYENLLVDQWVQYPGDRPIWLEAESRRVGTCRIPDELFAQMEAAPAVEVVRSLDERLDLLVEIYGEASTEELVAATERIRKRLGGDRTPTAVAHIQSGNLRAACAIILDYYDRAYRYDLERRQRVIPQLDITGLSPAESARLLVEKLPRLCPPLAPQVLTQNLQP